The sequence ttgcaattagaattacgattttaattaggtctactttttctttgaatatagcaacgcgtgggtgtcagcggtaatgaaatagcagattcaagaatgactttaaagaaaagcgaagtgtatcgttacattaatatttcattctgtaagtactttgtacttataactttaactatgtgttttttttatgttgtagaaagacagaggaccatttaaaatcgcggtaacgtaaaatcaatattagcagattcaagaatgacttgaaagaaaaaagataagtatatgattacattaatatttcattctgtactttgtataattataactttaactatgtgttttttatgctatagaaaggcagaggcccattcaaaatcgcgtgtgtgtcagctggagtggactttctggacaacgtaaaatcaatattagcagattcaagtgaatgacttcaaagaaaagataagtataaactatactataaagttatacattaatattttattctatactttgcaatcatgactttaactaattatttttttttgttatgttacagaaaggcagggaccatttaaaatcgattttcgtaaccggagatgtatgaaacttgacaaatgtgtttgaaatttgtgttttatttgtctagtttcatacttaacgacctgatatatgtaaaatgtcgttacaataattatgtgattaccaaaattgttaggagggatgcacatatgtatattgaaatataacgtaaataaaatattttatattgcattgtcaagtctgtacattatttttctgattataaaaatattcagtattacataatacatcaacaaagaaatatcgaaaaaattgattttgattttttaacaacgatacaatttataaaaaattctgagaaaaattaaggacaattgtttcaataatatcggactaatgaatttttataaaactggtatctcggaaagttcaatacgaaatatgcattttcttcgaatgtttcgagattttcaatttttttaaacatgtctgcataatttataatattttaatttttatttaattttaattaatatttataaattttttcgtaattgtttattgagcatggttcgactaaaaatcaatttgtgttgggggccttctggactaccttaactttaaaaatcaacgagaaaaattttttaagaaatacaaaacatattttaggattaaccattaaacccggttttttaaaaaaaatttagtccaaatttcgcttcgatatcttttttagatcaaaagttatagccaaatgtgcaccgcgccgcgccgcgccgtcccgggattcaaatgcgcgccgtctccagatcccgactttccgactcgtgcttccgaaacttcggcaacatgaaaattggtgaaaatcgaaggaacgcgtcgccgacgcgttcggtcgagcaggtagtcacacggacatggtagaggtacgcttggtgTGTAGcacgcgtgcaatcgagcatgcactcacacgggcagagtagaagcacgttcgtgtgtagcgcgtgcgcagcagaagctacggcgaggacggtccgtcagagagggggaacctgtgctggaggggaagcgtcgtcgcgtccccgattctggcatcactgcttgTATCCATAGTATATATATCAATTATCAGTGATTATCAGTGACAATACCAGACAATACTAATACTCTTTGGAGAAAATGGTAAGAACAATTAGTTGTTTAATAGTAATTTTGAAGGAAACAATAAATCTTTCCCGCTTCATTTTCGCATCCAGCattataatcattataataCTCTTTTTATTAATAGGACGTTCAAAGACATTCTGTGCACACTCTTGTCTTCAGATCATTAAAAAGAACTCATGACATGTTCCTAACAAATCAAGGTACTTTGCCACCAGTGGATCCTAACTTGTAAGTACATACCACTTCGTTCTATTTCGTGTACTATTTCGTAAATAATATGCTAATTTTCTGTAGGTTAAGAATGAAAAAATCCTTGAAAGCAAAAGACTGTTATGGCCCCATATTGGAGCGAGTGAAAACCAGTAATTTATCAAAAATGGAAAACGAACATGAAAATGCAGATCCTCCACCACCTGGCGGTACGTGTATTAATTGTTTATGTTTACATAAATTTGATTGGTatagtattattaaatataagaaTCTGATTTACAGATGAATCGTTTCGTGGAACCAATAACAGTGCAGTGATACCTTATAATCCATTACACAATAACAATGGAGTCGTAACGCAAATAAATGCAGGAGGGAATACAGTTAATAACATCTTGATGATACCACAGAAAAAGTCACCGTCAATGGCAAAACCAAAATGGCATGCGCCATGGAAATTATACAGAGTTATCAGTGGCCATCTCGGTTGGGTGCGATGCTGTGCTGTTGAACCAGGAAACGAATGGTTCGCTACCGGCTCAGCAGACAGAGTTATTAAGGTAAGACATGTTTTACATGATACTTTTATTTATACAAGGTACATATTTCAAAACATGTAATTCTTTatactatttatacatgaataatGTAGATATGGGATCTTGCAACTGGTaaattaaaagtatctttgacTGGACACATTAGCAGTGTTCGTGGATTAGCCTTTTCACAACATCACCCATACCTATTCTCTTGCGGAGAAGATCGCCAAGTCAAATGTTGGGATCTAGAATACAATAAGGTAAGTAAATAGACATAtctgaaatatacatataacatcAATTTTATAGTTGTAACTAACTGTGTTCTGTGTACAGGTTATAAGACATTATCATGGTCATTTATCAGCAGTGTACTCCATGGCGTTACATCCTAATATAGATGTATTAGTAACTGCTGGTAGAGATTCCACTGCAAGAGTATGGGATATGCGTACCAAAGCCAACGTACACACACTGGCAGGTCATACTAATACAATTGCTAGTGTCATTTGTCAAGCCGTAGAACCACAGGTATATTCTTCGCCAAGAACTTTTGAAATTGTTTAAAGATTTATacgccggattttatgcatttattacaaaaatgagtacgtgcaatttgaaacagtcaaAAGATTAAAAGACCTTAAAAGTatttgtatattattattactacatcaaaattattagtaaaaaatataaatttatatttagctcctgtgtcttgtaattgatgctcaaactttttattttgcataaagatccagagtctatttataacattgTAATACGTTCCTATTTTTCTTACTAGATTGTTACTGGAAGTCATGATTGCACTATAAGGTTGTGGGATTTAGCAGCTGGAAAATCCAGAGCAACTTTAACGAATCATAAAAAGAGTGTTAGAGCTGTAGCCTTCCATCCATCATTGTATGTATATGCATGGATGTATGTGTGCATGCGCGTGCGTGTGTGTACACATATGTGATTTGTAATGACCTACCCTTGATACTTTTATTTATGTAACTTGCTCTGTTTATTAGATACATGTTTGCCTCTGCATCCCCGGATAATATTAAACAGTGGAAGTGTCCAGAAGGGAAATTTATACAAAATCTATCTGGTCACAATGCTATAGTTAATTGTTTGGCTGTAAATGCTGACGGTGTTTTAGTTTCTGGTGCAGATAATGGCACTATGCACCTTTGGGACTGGAGAACTGGGTAAATTTGAtataatgtttaattgaaatcaTAGTATTACACAATATCTACAACAATTCTATATTTGATGTGCTTTCCAGGTATAATTTCCAACGCTTACAAGCGCCAGTGCAACCTGGATCAATGGATAGCGAAGGTGGAGTCTTTAGTATTACATTTGACATGTCTGGTACTAGAATGATCACCACAGAAGCGGATAAGACAATTAAAGTTTACAAAGAAGATGATGCTGCTGTAAGTATAATTTGATAACTATGAGctcatttcgtaaaaatcgaGCCACAtaaaatttcctctctttttctcaACATTTACAGACCGAAGAAACTCATCCTGTTAATTGGAGACCCGATATAATAAaacgaagaaaatattaaatgatgCAGCGTTTCGTTTTGGTATTTTGGCAAAtgctcgaaatattttttaccacTCACACTGTGaatacaaataaatttattatttctgactgtttaatgtttataacaattccttttccCAACGATGTCGACAACCACTCCCTTGGCCATCTGACCTtctaattttttagtaaaagtggaTAACAGTATCCGAgatacggaataacttttaaaccatgaacattcgcacgcattaatttattgaacATGCGAcgtaaaacaaataaataaacaatacaGTACAGAAACGACACCTAGGTGAAAAGTCTATTAGTTCCGACTAGACTGTggaatgacagtctgattgaacagtcagacCAAGTCGGACTGTCAATCCTGACCAATCCTGACTGATCCTTACTTCAATCACGATTGACAGACTGATTATCAGATTGACAGTATTGAATGTTGAAATTTTATAACCAATAACTAAGTCGCAATGTCTTTTAAAGAGAAAGCCTGTTAGTCTCCCCTCCACTTTCCGTGATTGAAGCTCGGATTTCCAAATATCTGGAAATccgtcagtccatttcatcagtacatcagtattaatctttcacgatcaatccgaatgtcaatcttcgacaaaactgtcattccgattgaccgtgtagggtccgctatacaatttgcaatttttgtatttCAGAAACTCTAATCAAATGAAATCTTTTTTTCTGTAGTAGTagtctttttagatctgaaataaattgaaatcgtgctaaattctgtcgtatttgatAAATtagcattttttttaattttcaaaagccatagttgcacaaagatccgtagtctagttccGACCGATACAGTGACTATAttttaccaccgacgagatataaggatagacctatcatctTATGGGACTTCGTGTCCACGCTATGAATTACCGACTGTGCAAAAAAACCAGAGGTTTTCGTATGCCCTCTACAATTTAGAGTGGTGAGTTTAGAAATTACGTAGAATTTCATATATCGATTGCGTAGTTGCCAAAACACATTTGAAAATATTCGTCGCATAGTTGCCAATTTACTGTTACTGCCGTGTAATGCACAGCgcgtatttttgctattttccacgttacagcatcgacgaatatatatatatataaatacagtcCAATTCTGAAAAAGTAAACGAAACGAGTCGAGTCAGTCAATACAATTCGTCTGTGCtaccactaattgtaagaaagcTGTCAGCACAAATGGGATATAGGAATATGATTCCTATATCCCATTCGTGCTGTCAGCCTATTTTAGCTGTCAGCAGCCCCGTCGAGATCCTGCCTGGGGCTCCAAAACCGAGTTGGTAATACAGGAAATGACAAGAAAAAGAGGCCATGTGGCCTCAGCAAAGATGGCCACCAAAATACATTGGgtgataggtctatccttatatctcgtcggtgattttACTTACAGATCACATCTGTGCCTATTTGTATACTCTAtggtaatattttaaataatttccatGGATTTTGCCTCTTTCATTTAGAAAATGCATGGAGATGAAATAcagtttatatttaaataaacgtACAATGTTCgtttagaataattaaaaatagtgCTTGTGCTTATGTGTTCGAAATAAAACTGATACAAATAAATTTGGCTATTACGAATAACATCGGCCGATTGAAATTACTCGTGTATAGATGACACCTAACCTaactttcaaaattttattattggaATACTATAATATAGAGCTTATAGTTTACTGAGAGTTACATTATTGTCATATACATTAATAAAGGTACTATTATGGAATTGTATGATATTGATGATAATATCGATCTGTGTTAATTCGAGAAAAATGTTACAtgtaacgataattttattataataaccATAAtcataatttatataatcaGAGTATCATTGGTATTGTTTAGTATTACAGTTTTTGTGCAGTTATGTGCTAATGTGAAAGctatagaatatttttaacaattagattgcggatcgtTATGTAAATCTACATTCTTGTAAACTAATTTACAAAGATAAAAggtaaataattgtaattaattaatttattagagTTTACTCTCGTTAGAAATCCATAAAATCTGCAATGGCAATGAATTTTAGACAATCTTCATTGTTTATTCATTTAACATGATCGATTTATATAGCTTTCATAATGGGGCATAATTTTCATATTCGTTTTAAATACTTAGTTTAGACGATATATAAAAAGCCATTAAAATTAAACACAATCTATATTATCTTTCTATCAGATATACACTGGATGTTATTTTAATGCAAAGCGCAATTCAAGATAGTCAACAGGTTCAATTTCTCAATGTTGTTCCTGTTTGGCTAACCATCTAAATAACAGAAGGAATTGTGTCGCCTAACCTCTACAATATTTAGACACTATAATATATCATTTATGTGATATGTACTCATGGATATACATAATAGGCCGCAAACTGCTAACACTAATGCAAATGTCCAATTTTCGTTGCCATTTTCAAAGTGGTTTCAAATCGATTGGACTTTGGCCTCATTGGTGAAAGTGGTGTGGCCATACAACGCGTGTGATATTATTTAATCTATGAGTCATTAATGTATGGAGTTCACGCTTTACATTGAATATCTCTTTCTTAAGCCGTATTCGAACACTTGTCAACTGTtgatgaatatatatatatatatatattatctaatAAAAGAAGTTAGACATCTGTTGTAATATTGAGCTTACGTATCGCTGATCATTAGACCTTACAGTATTTTAGCAGATTCCTTGTTACACCATAATGGACACGGAGAAAGAAGAACTTATCGAAGAGACACAGGAGTCAAGTACGAATTCTCGGATCGCAATGGATTTAGGGAATCACAGAGACACAGTATTTACGGAAATTAAGGATTTGTTGGAAACCAATATTGATATCCATAATAGAATGTCGGATGCCAGTCAATGCAGTCAGACAATGGAAGAAGATACCGTATCTGCGTATGATACAAACGCGTATAACAGTTCTACCATGGAGGATTATGTTATGGAATCTAACACAGACAGCATCACAGCCACAGACGATTTAAGGCACTTCGATGTTTTGGACGATTTAGAACGTCATCCGGATCAGAACTGTTCGGACATGGACTCGGATACGAACGAAAGTATGGATTCTGATGTACCTGACGAAGAAATCGAAGCGATGTTGGAAGAAGGTAATTTCTTACCAAGTCAAAACTTTATCGAAATATATGTATTACACGTTTTCATGTTAAAAGCTTGCGGGATagaagtttaaaaaaatattaaaacagtacAACGTATGGAAGTATATGGATGGAAGAGTTAAAAcaagttaaaaaaaaagaagggattatttgttcttttttttctacTTCTTACCGTAGATTGTACAGTGGCAGAGAACATTTTTTAGTTGAGTATTATATGCTACTATTAGGTTTACCAGAGGAATTTAAAGGCAAAAGAAAAGACAAGAAAGATAGCGTGCCAtacgaagagaaagagaaacttGTCTTGGATGGTAAGTGGtactttttattgtttttatgtAAAACAATTATgtataactagaccgcggatctttatgcatttatagcttctaaaaatgttcaagaaatgctagaatatagtGTGTACTGTTGTAGAAATTGGCCACAACCATTTCGACGTGCTTCCTGAGGGTTGGGTGCAAGTAACGCATAACAGCGGAATGCCTTTGTATCTTCATAAACAAAGTAGAGTTTGTACACTTGCCAAACCGTATTTCCTTGGGCCTGGTAGTGTGAGAAAGCATGAGGTACCTGTAAGTGCTATACCTTGTCTTCAGTACAAAAGAGCTCttcaagaagaagaggaagaaagacagaaagagaaagaacgtGATCCGAACGCAGAAGTATGTAGTCTTCCTAGCGCGAAAATCGAAACGATTCAAGAAAATCGGGCGGCTCATTCTTTAGACAGTGAACAGCTAAGAAGTTATTGTCAATCGCTCTTTCGTTTTAAAGCTATTAAAGTAATGAGATTTCAGTAAGTATGTTTGTAACGGTATCTTCCAGTTGTGTCAGGTTGTTGCTTATTGTTTATCGTTACACCTTTAGGTCGTGGTCAGCGAGAAGGAAGTTCACGAAAAATAAGAAACACCGTAAACAATTAGAACGACCAACTTTACCGGATGGAACGAAATTAATAACGTTTCCAGTTAGTAGCTCTAACTTGACAGGGAATAGTAATAGTGTTACAGGAGACGACAATGGCGGACAAAGACCACCGAAGCACTGGATAATGAACCCCTCGGGAAAAAGTTATGTTTGTATACTCCATGAATATGTACAACACGCGCTTAAAAAACAACCAACTTATAAGTTTAAGGAATTAGGTATGTTGAAGAACCGTCGCTTTTATATAACAACTTCTATTTTAAACCAGGGGCTTCTCTATCGAAATGTAAAATTATGCCGGTAACACGTCTTGGGCCCCTAAAATTTCAACTGTATCACGTCAGGAAAGATATCTGAAAACATTGGGAACATTTATTTCAGAAAACGCTGCAACACCGTACTCCGCTGTTGTTTGCATTAACGACATGGAATACGGCAGCGGCTTCGGTAGCAGTAAGAAACAAgcgaaggcaaacgctgctcgaAAAACTCTAGAAATCTTGATCCCTCAAATGAGAGACAAGATATCTGGCGATAACGGAGGAGACGCAGCTTCCGGTAACAGCAGTCGAATGATCAAGGCGTCTAGAACGAATTCTGACGCAGACTTGTCGTTTTTCGATGAAATCTCGATAACGGATCCACGAGTCGCGGAATTTTGTGCGAAAACAACTGAGCCGTCGCCTCATGCTATATTAATTACGTGCCTACAACGAAATTATGGACTGGGAGACATGCACATAAACTATTCTGTAAATACTTTAAAGCATCAACGCAATGAATTCACAATGCGAGTCGGGAAACACGAAGCCACTGTTGTAAGTAGTTACGCGTTAATCTAATTAAAATAAACATAATCAACCCTCATTCggccctcatttcacgaactgaatctgtccctcctcagtgtcaaattgacacagtggtaaaagatcgatgaaataacaaagtagacagttatttttcgatgtcctttttattcaaattcaattaaaattgtGCTTTGATCATTAATCGCTGTTTCAGGTATGTCGCAATAAAAAAGATGGCAAGCAACGCGCAGCGCAAGCGATTCTGCAGCTTATGCATCCTCACATTCAGTCCTGGGGTTCTTTATTGAGGCTCTACGGATCGCGCAGTGTAAAATCTTTCAAAGAGAAGAAACAATTAGAACAAGAGATCACGCTGCTACAAGGTAAAGCCGCGGTAAATCAACCGAATCACGCTATTTTAAGTAAGCTTAGACAAGAAATGCGCAAACTAGCCGAACAACGACAGGCAATACAACCGATTGGTAAATTCGTGCCACCAGATTTGCCGACAGGGTCTGCAGCCAATTTGAACAATGTAGATTTATAGCATCCTAGTCAATTATGCGAATCCTACAAATCTTACTTTATCTGATAAGTTTTGAAACGTACGAAAGTATTTCGAATTTCTCTTCATCGTTCTCTGTCTTTTATGCACAAAGTATTTTGCATGCCTGATTTTACATTGTGACAAACATATGATTCTGTTGAAACGGTGCtaactacagtaaagtcgcatCATTTCTCAGCGACCGCCTATCCAGAATTTGTCAAGTGCCTCCCCCATCCAGTGAGGGGCAACGCTGCTGGGGCCacgaagctcgagctgcctcggtctccgagcagtgtaaacatgtcgcgtaatctgatctcggctcgggtatatcggtgtgaaccactactaaggGTACGAACACAGTGGATCCGTTTTCGTACGACGTCCGACCGTCCGCCTTCGGTCCACACAGACGAGCGTTTCGAACGCTTCGGGAGGCATGTGTTGGTGCCAGTACGGCCGATTTCGTCGGAAAATGTGCTCACAGTGGGCCTCACATTGGACGAATCGGTCACGGTCCGCGGGTGGCCGAACCTTTTCGACGTCGGACGATGATCGGAGAAAAAACAAATCAGTTTGTCCCCCAAGGAACTGATCGTAccctaatccaattacaaaacttctttatttttcattattttttatgggactttcaccaacttatttttagcatttttcttattaaaatgacactaaacacgatataatttcaagatCCATGTTCACATGCTgttcttttctacgttcggcatctTTTGTACTTCCGGCGCGGTCGGCGCAATAAACTCACaatcagtcataaaaaaatagtgtacCTACACGATATTtttccgtgcagaacacagccgtTTGCAAAATAACGCGACTTCACTGTATTATACGTGTATGTCcttgaatattttaatttttttacacactGTACAAACTCATCGTTTGTGATAGGCAGGGCCGCCGCGTGCGGTTGTGCGCCGCACACGGGCGCTTCGTCGAAGGGGCGCCATAACATGAACGGGAAGGGCGCCCGTCGCTGACTTTGAACCCCGGACGTAAGTCACACCGAACAgttaactattattattagatttGTTTATCATAATAACGATACAAATATCGCAGAAATACGTGAACATTTTTTGGGCTATCAATCTGTAATCGATATTACTGGACAAGGATTATTTGAGTTTATTATaaatcatttaaaattaatgaatattAGCATTTCGGATTTACGCGGACAAGCATACGACAACAGTGCTAATATGCGAGGTAAACATAAGAGACTTCAACAAAAAATTATTCAGATAAATTCAATAGCTTTTTTTTATAAGGCAGGGCTGCATTAAGACTCGTAGCAAAAGTAGGAAATGCTAAGGGCCCCGCGccagtcccctccccccccccgctTATAAAATGCGTAACAGCCTCGGCTACAGTCAACAGATATGTTTACTAACTaagaaaaaaaaggtcattGTATTTTATTATCATGCTCGGAAAAGGGCGCTAAATTTCTTTCGCACACGGGCGCCTCGTACCC is a genomic window of Lasioglossum baleicum chromosome 14, iyLasBale1, whole genome shotgun sequence containing:
- the LOC143215744 gene encoding pleiotropic regulator 1-like, which gives rise to MDVQRHSVHTLVFRSLKRTHDMFLTNQGTLPPVDPNLLRMKKSLKAKDCYGPILERVKTSNLSKMENEHENADPPPPGDESFRGTNNSAVIPYNPLHNNNGVVTQINAGGNTVNNILMIPQKKSPSMAKPKWHAPWKLYRVISGHLGWVRCCAVEPGNEWFATGSADRVIKIWDLATGKLKVSLTGHISSVRGLAFSQHHPYLFSCGEDRQVKCWDLEYNKVIRHYHGHLSAVYSMALHPNIDVLVTAGRDSTARVWDMRTKANVHTLAGHTNTIASVICQAVEPQIVTGSHDCTIRLWDLAAGKSRATLTNHKKSVRAVAFHPSLYMFASASPDNIKQWKCPEGKFIQNLSGHNAIVNCLAVNADGVLVSGADNGTMHLWDWRTGYNFQRLQAPVQPGSMDSEGGVFSITFDMSGTRMITTEADKTIKVYKEDDAATEETHPVNWRPDIIKRRKY
- the Pasha gene encoding microprocessor complex subunit partner of drosha, with amino-acid sequence MDTEKEELIEETQESSTNSRIAMDLGNHRDTVFTEIKDLLETNIDIHNRMSDASQCSQTMEEDTVSAYDTNAYNSSTMEDYVMESNTDSITATDDLRHFDVLDDLERHPDQNCSDMDSDTNESMDSDVPDEEIEAMLEEGLPEEFKGKRKDKKDSVPYEEKEKLVLDEIGHNHFDVLPEGWVQVTHNSGMPLYLHKQSRVCTLAKPYFLGPGSVRKHEVPVSAIPCLQYKRALQEEEEERQKEKERDPNAEVCSLPSAKIETIQENRAAHSLDSEQLRSYCQSLFRFKAIKVMRFQSWSARRKFTKNKKHRKQLERPTLPDGTKLITFPVSSSNLTGNSNSVTGDDNGGQRPPKHWIMNPSGKSYVCILHEYVQHALKKQPTYKFKELENAATPYSAVVCINDMEYGSGFGSSKKQAKANAARKTLEILIPQMRDKISGDNGGDAASGNSSRMIKASRTNSDADLSFFDEISITDPRVAEFCAKTTEPSPHAILITCLQRNYGLGDMHINYSVNTLKHQRNEFTMRVGKHEATVVCRNKKDGKQRAAQAILQLMHPHIQSWGSLLRLYGSRSVKSFKEKKQLEQEITLLQGKAAVNQPNHAILSKLRQEMRKLAEQRQAIQPIGKFVPPDLPTGSAANLNNVDL